One Paenibacillus sp. FSL H7-0737 DNA segment encodes these proteins:
- a CDS encoding sensor histidine kinase: MSKKISILVQLIMGFSLIIFTIVAFTIFLSYRSSSQAVLNRSNQYILESVKQLQGKMDAILQDNDKLSSTIMFSPLIQETLGDLAESRTPPTDAMDITRYIDQQTRSINYDIQFKLLGLSDNQVYTNSSSLKVIWDSEREIRGAYWFPAIAQNNGRMLWFGVDVWQNGTIPVVMGARQINDWNDLNRLGTLFLVLPVEVIHNAVSQFHLGKNEKIQIVDSFNTIVYSTDPDEIGLYMDDRILSQFSNHKARIIPNTINSRNMFVSYAYSPYSEWSIFAYIDSKEAVKDLNGIRRNIILIGLLGMAAALLFTFFFSWTLSKPLRNLATKLSNVERGTTLPFVKTTMNKEMAILYSSYNSMLQNLDHTIADLSSKQISEKQAQIVALKAQFRPHFLYNTLNTIYWSLANKHMREESQMVIALSDLLRYSIDRGSEFVTVDEDLQQLERFIYLQKLRYEDKLQVDLHVNPEVMNRQLMKLTLQPLVENAITHGLEPTLREVWLIRIRAYSEGNSLVLTVEDNGEGMSEARMEEALISGEVNPEKLLHTGIGLSNLNHRIELIYGHGFGLHLSTSELGGLLVKVTVPLQFDQG; encoded by the coding sequence ATGTCCAAGAAAATCTCCATCCTCGTTCAATTAATCATGGGTTTCTCACTGATCATTTTCACTATCGTAGCCTTTACGATTTTTTTGTCCTACCGATCGTCATCCCAAGCCGTTCTTAACCGGTCGAACCAATATATTCTGGAGTCCGTCAAACAACTTCAAGGTAAAATGGACGCTATCCTTCAAGATAACGACAAACTCTCTTCTACGATCATGTTCAGTCCCTTGATTCAAGAAACACTAGGAGACTTAGCAGAATCCCGCACACCTCCTACTGACGCTATGGATATCACCCGCTACATCGATCAACAGACACGTTCCATCAATTATGACATCCAGTTCAAGCTGCTCGGACTTTCAGATAATCAGGTATATACCAATAGCAGCTCCTTAAAAGTAATCTGGGACAGCGAGAGAGAAATCCGCGGCGCCTATTGGTTTCCAGCTATAGCCCAGAATAACGGCCGTATGCTCTGGTTTGGTGTAGATGTATGGCAGAACGGCACGATCCCAGTGGTCATGGGAGCTAGGCAAATTAATGATTGGAATGATTTAAATCGGCTAGGAACCCTATTTCTCGTCCTTCCTGTGGAGGTTATCCATAACGCTGTCAGCCAATTTCATCTTGGTAAGAATGAGAAAATTCAAATTGTTGATTCCTTCAACACCATTGTTTATTCCACCGATCCAGATGAGATAGGTCTGTATATGGATGATAGAATTCTAAGTCAATTCAGTAATCATAAAGCACGAATCATCCCAAATACCATAAACTCCCGCAATATGTTCGTATCCTACGCTTATTCCCCCTACAGCGAGTGGAGCATTTTTGCTTACATTGATTCTAAAGAAGCTGTTAAAGATTTAAATGGCATTCGCAGAAATATTATTTTAATTGGCCTGCTCGGGATGGCCGCAGCGTTATTATTTACCTTCTTTTTCTCGTGGACACTGTCTAAGCCGCTTCGTAATCTCGCAACCAAGCTAAGCAACGTTGAACGCGGAACCACGCTACCGTTTGTAAAAACAACCATGAATAAAGAAATGGCTATCCTATACTCAAGCTATAACTCCATGCTTCAAAACCTAGACCATACGATTGCTGACCTCTCAAGCAAACAAATCAGTGAAAAACAAGCTCAGATCGTAGCTCTTAAAGCACAGTTTCGCCCTCATTTTCTTTACAATACATTGAACACCATCTATTGGTCACTGGCTAATAAACATATGCGAGAAGAGTCACAGATGGTTATTGCACTAAGCGATTTGCTTCGATACAGCATTGATCGTGGATCGGAATTTGTTACGGTTGATGAGGATTTACAACAACTAGAAAGGTTCATTTACCTGCAAAAACTACGCTACGAGGACAAACTACAGGTTGATCTGCACGTGAATCCTGAGGTCATGAATAGGCAGCTTATGAAGCTAACCCTTCAGCCCCTTGTAGAGAATGCTATCACGCATGGACTTGAACCTACACTACGCGAAGTATGGCTTATACGTATTCGGGCCTATAGTGAAGGCAACTCACTTGTGCTAACAGTAGAAGATAACGGAGAAGGCATGAGCGAGGCAAGAATGGAAGAGGCCTTAATCAGCGGCGAGGTTAATCCGGAGAAGCTGCTCCACACGGGTATCGGTCTCTCCAATCTGAATCATCGTATAGAACTAATCTATGGACATGGATTTGGCCTTCATTTATCAACCAGCGAGCTCGGAGGCTTACTCGTAAAAGTCACTGTTCCATTACAGTTCGATCAAGGGTAG